In the Micromonospora narathiwatensis genome, one interval contains:
- a CDS encoding SigE family RNA polymerase sigma factor: MDAFEGLSEFVRSNTATLSRLAYLLAGNHADAQDLVQSALTKTAVRWRRVSGYDDPVAYVRRVMVNEATSRWRRWRRLRIHPVGGVPERTRPDDAAEAVGRVVLWEALGRLTSRQRALLVLRFYEDRSVQETADLLGCSVGTVKSQTHHALARLRAIAPELAELEVVA; encoded by the coding sequence ATGGATGCCTTCGAAGGCTTGTCGGAGTTCGTCAGAAGCAACACGGCGACGCTGTCGCGGCTGGCCTATCTACTGGCCGGCAATCATGCCGACGCCCAGGACCTGGTGCAGTCCGCGTTGACGAAGACCGCGGTGCGCTGGCGCCGGGTCTCCGGCTACGACGATCCGGTGGCCTACGTCCGGCGGGTGATGGTGAACGAGGCCACCAGTCGGTGGCGCCGGTGGCGCCGGTTGAGGATCCACCCGGTCGGGGGAGTGCCGGAGCGGACCCGGCCCGATGACGCCGCCGAAGCGGTCGGCCGGGTGGTGCTGTGGGAGGCGTTGGGCCGGCTGACCAGCCGTCAGCGGGCCCTGCTGGTACTGCGGTTCTACGAGGACCGCTCGGTGCAGGAGACCGCTGACCTGCTCGGTTGCTCGGTCGGCACGGTGAAGAGTCAGACCCACCACGCGTTGGCGCGCCTACGTGCCATCGCGCCCGAACTCGCCGAACTGGAGGTTGTGGCGTGA
- the metG gene encoding methionine--tRNA ligase codes for MSHVLAAVAWPYANGPRHIGHVSGFGVPSDVFARYMRMAGHDVLMVSGTDEHGTPIQVQADAEGVTPRELADRYNRVIAEDLRALGLSYDLFTRTTTRNHYAVVQELFLGLHRNGYIIPKVTTGAISPSTGRTLPDRYIEGTCPICGYDSARGDQCDNCGNQLDPIDLINPRSKINGETPEFVETEHFFLDLPALADALRQWLDTRQGWRPNVLRFSRNLLDDLQPRAITRDLEWGVPIPLDGWRDRSDKRIYVWFDAVIGYLSASMEWARRTGDPEAWRRWWSADAEGKDALGYYFMGKDNIVFHSVIWPALLGGYSGEGSRDGEPGELGRLNLPTEVVSSEYLTMEGRKFSSSRKVVIYVRDFLERYDADALRYFIAVAGPESNDTDFTWSEFLRRNNDELVAGWGNLVNRSVSMAAKNFGAIPPVDPAGLTDADQALLATARAGFATVGDLIAKHRQKQAIGEAMRVVAEANKYLSEQAPWKLKGEDDKPRMGTILHVALQVVSDANTLLTPFLPHSAQKIHELLGGTGVHAPMPVIEEVKDLDGGPAYPVLTGDYTVGARWEPVPLEVGRPLAAPKPVFRKLDPSIVDEELARLAG; via the coding sequence ATGAGTCACGTTCTCGCCGCGGTTGCCTGGCCCTACGCCAACGGCCCGCGCCACATCGGCCACGTATCCGGATTCGGCGTTCCCTCCGACGTCTTCGCCCGGTACATGCGCATGGCCGGCCACGACGTGCTCATGGTCTCCGGCACCGACGAGCACGGCACCCCGATCCAGGTGCAGGCCGACGCCGAGGGGGTCACCCCGCGCGAGCTGGCCGACCGGTACAACCGGGTGATCGCCGAGGACCTGCGGGCGCTGGGACTGTCGTACGACCTGTTCACCCGCACCACCACCCGCAACCACTACGCGGTGGTGCAGGAGCTGTTCCTCGGGCTGCACCGCAACGGCTACATCATCCCGAAGGTCACCACCGGGGCGATCTCGCCGTCCACCGGCCGTACCCTGCCCGACCGCTACATCGAGGGCACCTGCCCGATCTGCGGCTACGACAGCGCCCGCGGCGACCAGTGCGACAACTGCGGCAACCAGCTCGACCCGATCGACCTGATCAACCCCCGATCGAAGATCAACGGGGAGACGCCGGAGTTCGTCGAGACCGAGCACTTCTTCCTGGACCTGCCGGCCCTGGCCGACGCGCTGCGGCAGTGGCTGGACACCCGGCAGGGGTGGCGGCCCAACGTGCTGCGGTTCTCCAGGAACCTGCTGGACGACCTCCAGCCCCGGGCCATCACCCGCGACCTGGAGTGGGGCGTGCCGATCCCGCTGGACGGCTGGCGCGACCGGTCCGACAAGCGGATCTACGTCTGGTTCGACGCGGTGATCGGCTACCTGTCCGCCTCCATGGAGTGGGCCCGCCGCACCGGCGACCCCGAGGCCTGGCGCAGGTGGTGGTCCGCCGACGCGGAGGGCAAGGACGCCCTTGGCTACTACTTCATGGGCAAGGACAACATCGTCTTCCACTCGGTGATCTGGCCGGCGCTGCTCGGCGGCTACTCCGGGGAGGGGTCACGCGACGGCGAGCCGGGCGAGCTGGGCCGGCTCAACCTGCCCACCGAGGTCGTCTCCAGCGAATACCTGACCATGGAGGGGCGTAAGTTCTCCTCCTCCCGCAAGGTCGTCATCTACGTCCGGGACTTCCTGGAGCGGTACGACGCCGACGCGCTGCGCTACTTCATCGCGGTCGCCGGCCCGGAGAGCAACGACACCGACTTCACCTGGTCGGAGTTCCTCCGCCGCAACAACGACGAGCTGGTCGCCGGCTGGGGCAACCTGGTCAACCGGTCCGTCTCGATGGCGGCGAAGAACTTCGGCGCGATCCCGCCGGTCGACCCGGCCGGGCTCACCGACGCCGACCAGGCGCTGCTCGCCACCGCCCGGGCCGGCTTCGCCACCGTCGGCGACCTGATCGCCAAGCACCGGCAGAAGCAGGCCATCGGCGAGGCGATGCGGGTGGTGGCCGAGGCCAACAAGTACCTGTCGGAGCAGGCGCCCTGGAAGCTCAAGGGCGAGGACGACAAGCCGCGGATGGGCACCATCCTGCACGTCGCCCTCCAGGTGGTCAGCGACGCCAACACGCTGCTCACCCCGTTCCTGCCGCACTCCGCGCAGAAGATCCACGAACTGCTCGGCGGCACCGGCGTACACGCTCCGATGCCGGTGATCGAGGAGGTCAAGGACCTCGACGGCGGGCCGGCGTACCCGGTGCTGACCGGCGACTACACCGTCGGCGCGCGCTGGGAGCCCGTACCCCTGGAGGTGGGTCGGCCGCTCGCGGCGCCGAAGCCGGTGTTCCGCAAGCTCGACCCCTCGATCGTCGACGAGGAGCTGGCCCGACTGGCCGGCTGA
- a CDS encoding TatD family hydrolase has product MLAAMTEQTETRRQRAARRAGEFPPAPEALPVPVLDSHTHLDITVSEYGVPPGSEPQPRADGGASGGPVDDPVAVAVAVAAAVGVDRLVQVGVDVESSRWGADVAGRHSAVLATVALHPNEAPRLSDLDEALREIESLAARDRVRGIGETGMDFFRTGDEGRAAQEESFRAHIAIAKRYGKALVIHDRDAHADVLRILDDEGAPDTVVMHCFSGDADFARDCVRRGYLLSFAGTVTFGSAGTLREAAVVTPIDQLLVETDAPYLTPMPHRGRPNASYLIPLTVRALAETTGTDLATLCAAISATGDRAFGPW; this is encoded by the coding sequence ATGCTGGCCGCGATGACCGAGCAGACCGAAACCCGCAGACAGCGGGCCGCCCGCCGGGCCGGGGAGTTCCCGCCCGCCCCCGAGGCGCTGCCCGTCCCCGTGCTGGACAGCCACACTCACCTCGACATCACCGTGAGCGAATACGGCGTACCTCCGGGCAGCGAGCCGCAGCCGCGTGCGGACGGCGGCGCGAGCGGCGGACCCGTCGACGACCCGGTCGCCGTGGCGGTCGCGGTGGCCGCCGCCGTCGGCGTGGACCGGCTGGTCCAGGTCGGCGTGGACGTCGAGTCGTCCCGCTGGGGCGCCGACGTCGCCGGGCGCCACAGCGCGGTGCTGGCCACCGTGGCGCTGCACCCGAACGAGGCGCCCCGGCTGTCCGACCTGGACGAGGCGCTGCGTGAGATCGAGTCCCTCGCCGCCCGGGACCGGGTACGCGGGATCGGCGAGACCGGGATGGACTTCTTCCGTACCGGGGACGAGGGGCGGGCCGCGCAGGAGGAGAGCTTCCGGGCACACATCGCCATCGCCAAGCGGTACGGCAAGGCACTGGTCATCCACGACCGGGACGCGCACGCCGACGTGCTGCGAATCCTCGACGACGAGGGTGCCCCCGACACCGTCGTCATGCACTGCTTCTCCGGCGACGCCGACTTCGCCCGCGACTGCGTACGCCGGGGCTACCTGCTCAGCTTCGCCGGCACGGTCACCTTCGGCAGCGCCGGGACGCTCCGCGAGGCCGCCGTGGTGACCCCGATCGACCAACTGCTGGTGGAGACCGACGCCCCGTACCTGACCCCGATGCCGCACCGGGGCCGGCCGAACGCGTCGTACCTGATCCCGCTCACCGTCCGGGCCCTGGCCGAGACCACCGGCACCGACCTCGCCACCCTCTGCGCCGCCATCTCCGCCACCGGCGACCGCGCCTTCGGCCCCTGGTGA
- a CDS encoding alpha/beta fold hydrolase translates to MPFVTVGTENSAPIDLYYEDHGSGQPVVLIHGFPFNGATWEKVSIPLLNAGYRTITYDRRGFGSSAQPVMGYDYDTFASDLDVLMTELDLRNAILIGHSMGTGEITRYLGTYGSNRVDRAVLLAPLAPFLLKTADNPEGVDKGLFDGFQQAIIDDRFAYLTQFCQSFFNFDENKGKRVSDDAFRGHWEIGARASAKGTHDCVDAWQTDFRNDLPRIDVPVLIVQGDKDAVLPHPATGQRLAPMLPNAKLIALKGAPHGIPWTHPEEVNQAIMEFIGVSRMARA, encoded by the coding sequence ATGCCCTTCGTAACCGTCGGCACGGAGAACTCCGCGCCCATCGACCTGTACTACGAGGACCACGGCTCGGGCCAGCCGGTGGTGCTCATCCACGGCTTCCCGTTCAACGGCGCGACCTGGGAGAAGGTGTCCATCCCGCTGTTGAACGCCGGATACCGGACGATCACGTACGACCGGCGCGGCTTCGGCTCCTCCGCCCAACCGGTCATGGGATACGACTACGACACCTTCGCGTCCGATCTGGACGTGCTGATGACCGAGCTGGACCTGCGCAACGCGATCCTGATCGGGCACTCGATGGGCACCGGCGAGATAACCCGCTACCTGGGCACGTACGGGTCGAACCGGGTGGACCGGGCAGTGCTGTTGGCCCCGCTGGCGCCCTTCCTGCTGAAGACGGCGGACAACCCGGAGGGGGTCGACAAGGGCCTCTTCGACGGCTTCCAGCAGGCGATCATCGACGACCGGTTCGCCTACCTGACCCAGTTCTGCCAGAGCTTCTTCAACTTCGACGAGAACAAGGGCAAGCGGGTCAGCGACGATGCGTTCCGGGGGCACTGGGAGATCGGCGCGCGGGCGTCGGCCAAGGGCACCCACGACTGCGTGGACGCGTGGCAGACGGACTTCCGCAACGACCTGCCCCGGATCGACGTACCCGTGCTGATCGTGCAGGGCGACAAGGACGCGGTGCTGCCCCACCCGGCGACCGGTCAGCGGTTGGCGCCGATGCTGCCGAACGCGAAGCTGATCGCCCTGAAGGGCGCACCGCACGGCATCCCGTGGACCCACCCCGAAGAGGTCAACCAGGCGATCATGGAATTCATCGGCGTGTCGCGGATGGCGCGCGCCTGA